In the genome of Candidatus Eremiobacterota bacterium, one region contains:
- a CDS encoding YncE family protein, whose translation KIDLVHRRVAGMLRLSAGGMPQDIRITPDGSRFLVADMMADGAFVIDGDRFVELGLIKTGIGAHGLYPSRDSTRMYVANRGSHHIHGKRRGPGSVSVIDCKILKVVAHWPIPGGGSPDMGNVSADGRTLWLSGRFDNVVYAIDTTSGKVRKIRVGVQPHGLAVWPQPGRYSLGHTGIMR comes from the coding sequence AAGATCGACCTCGTGCACCGCCGGGTGGCGGGGATGCTCAGGCTTTCGGCGGGCGGCATGCCCCAGGACATCCGCATCACGCCGGATGGATCGCGTTTTCTGGTGGCCGACATGATGGCCGACGGCGCTTTCGTCATCGACGGCGACCGCTTCGTGGAACTGGGGCTGATCAAGACGGGCATCGGCGCCCACGGGCTGTACCCGAGTCGCGACAGCACCCGGATGTACGTGGCCAATCGGGGCTCGCACCATATCCACGGCAAGCGTCGCGGACCGGGCAGCGTATCGGTGATCGACTGCAAGATCCTGAAGGTGGTCGCCCATTGGCCCATCCCGGGTGGCGGCAGCCCGGACATGGGCAACGTCAGCGCCGACGGCCGCACGCTGTGGCTCTCCGGCCGCTTCGACAACGTCGTCTACGCGATCGACACCACGAGCGGGAAAGTTCGCAAGATTCGCGTCGGCGTGCAGCCGCACGGGCTTGCGGTATGGCCGCAGCCGGGACGGTACTCGCTGGGGCACACCGGCATCATGCGCTGA
- a CDS encoding B12-binding domain-containing radical SAM protein, whose translation MRLTLVQPPSGLYDHYDLAPPLGLLTLAAFVERDGVEVALVDMNLRGQLDHAWVQRDFWRHAVDAVGETDPDVVGFTSMAVESHVCIEIARLLKLQDPGLRIVLGGPHFGSIAARALELYPWIDFVVLGEGETAMRDLMRHLQGLVPAGALVNVAQRAADGVRLERVKKPLDALDALPFPAYDKVELEPYFSLNPTRLLDYEHGRGCIFACSFCYSPVHWGQGSQVKQVDRIVEEVGTLYAMGARHLFFVQDNFPNSPPLARAICRALASANTGMTWNCYATLPHLTPEFLDDLAAAGCRAVFVGVDAVSAESKAAFAKSFYKGWEKLAQKLDACLSRGIVPTCAFMIDPPLEDHVNTDAALSTALFARVKGCGIRLNTLTLYNDTVSERQAHDVPRSYTNLKPRLLLDTPDVIQENPYARENPELFPFHSTILDPSVYERFVTGMHLAYTLFATFPRTLLQYVLVDGGSLWELLDGFAQRIGSLVKVPAVLRRPMERELFLDDFRKRVVSPQTRRAFDLEVAEFTLGENVPPRSVPVRVDADVRRYHAAPFRVLDLSEHPARFDEVAPLQAGSAETSPYLLLRRNGRIRYFEIDDDVVGTLRHIEGGAPQDGAVPVEPSLLGELLDTGVLTTV comes from the coding sequence ATGCGGCTGACGCTGGTTCAGCCGCCGAGCGGGCTGTACGACCACTACGACCTCGCGCCGCCGCTGGGGCTTTTGACGCTGGCGGCGTTCGTCGAACGCGACGGCGTCGAGGTTGCGCTCGTCGACATGAACCTGCGCGGACAGCTGGACCACGCGTGGGTCCAGCGCGACTTCTGGCGCCACGCGGTCGACGCGGTCGGTGAGACCGATCCCGACGTGGTCGGCTTCACCTCGATGGCGGTGGAGTCGCACGTCTGCATCGAGATCGCTCGGCTGCTTAAGCTGCAGGACCCGGGGCTGCGGATCGTCCTGGGCGGGCCGCACTTCGGCTCGATCGCGGCGCGCGCGCTCGAGCTCTATCCGTGGATCGACTTCGTCGTGCTCGGCGAAGGCGAGACCGCGATGCGCGATCTGATGCGGCACCTCCAAGGCCTTGTGCCGGCCGGCGCGCTGGTGAACGTCGCGCAGCGCGCTGCGGACGGTGTCCGGCTTGAGCGCGTGAAGAAGCCGCTGGACGCGCTCGACGCGCTGCCGTTTCCGGCGTACGACAAGGTCGAGCTCGAGCCGTACTTCAGCCTCAACCCGACGCGGCTGCTCGACTACGAGCACGGCCGCGGCTGCATCTTCGCGTGTTCGTTCTGCTACAGTCCCGTCCACTGGGGACAGGGTTCTCAGGTCAAGCAGGTCGACCGCATCGTCGAAGAGGTCGGCACGCTCTACGCGATGGGCGCGCGGCATCTGTTCTTCGTCCAGGACAACTTCCCGAACTCCCCGCCCCTGGCGCGCGCGATCTGCCGCGCGCTGGCGAGCGCCAACACCGGGATGACGTGGAACTGCTACGCGACCTTGCCGCATCTGACGCCGGAATTTCTGGACGACCTCGCCGCGGCAGGGTGCCGAGCGGTGTTCGTCGGCGTCGACGCCGTCTCGGCCGAGTCGAAGGCGGCGTTCGCGAAGAGCTTCTACAAAGGCTGGGAGAAGCTCGCCCAAAAGCTCGACGCGTGCTTGAGCCGCGGGATCGTGCCGACCTGCGCCTTCATGATCGATCCGCCGCTCGAGGACCACGTCAACACCGACGCAGCGCTCTCGACCGCGCTGTTTGCGCGCGTGAAGGGCTGCGGGATCAGGCTTAACACGCTCACGCTGTACAACGACACGGTCTCCGAACGGCAAGCGCACGACGTGCCGCGAAGCTACACGAACCTCAAGCCGCGCCTGCTGCTCGACACGCCGGACGTGATTCAGGAGAACCCGTATGCGCGGGAGAACCCTGAGCTCTTCCCGTTCCACAGCACGATCCTCGACCCGAGCGTCTACGAGCGCTTCGTCACCGGGATGCACCTCGCGTACACGCTCTTCGCGACGTTCCCGCGCACGCTGCTGCAGTACGTGCTCGTCGACGGCGGCTCGCTGTGGGAACTGCTCGACGGCTTCGCGCAGCGCATCGGGAGCCTGGTGAAGGTGCCGGCGGTGCTGCGCCGGCCGATGGAGCGCGAGCTTTTTCTGGACGACTTCCGCAAGCGCGTCGTCTCGCCGCAGACGCGGCGCGCGTTCGACCTCGAGGTCGCGGAGTTCACGCTCGGCGAGAACGTGCCGCCGCGCTCGGTGCCGGTCCGCGTCGACGCCGACGTGCGCCGTTACCACGCCGCCCCGTTCCGGGTCCTCGATCTGTCCGAACATCCGGCGCGCTTCGACGAGGTCGCGCCGCTGCAGGCGGGCTCCGCAGAGACCTCTCCGTATCTGCTGCTCCGCCGCAACGGGCGTATTCGCTATTTCGAGATCGACGACGACGTCGTCGGCACCCTTCGGCACATCGAGGGCGGCGCGCCGCAGGACGGCGCGGTTCCGGTCGAACCGTCGCTGCTCGGTGAGCTGCTCGACACCGGTGTCCTTACCACGGTCTAA
- a CDS encoding pyridoxal phosphate-dependent aminotransferase: MASSQRRTRAARLEHVRGIAVDRFGAAADDAARRHTDVLRLENLDTDLRPPAAALETTRAAVGDDANNSYLPFLGQHALRRAAAAHVSRLSGVEYDAESECIVTAGGLSGCLIALLALLDPGDGVIVTDPTYVGMLNRVRLAGGVPVPVPFRWRDGEWRLDLAALHAAVGPRTSAMFIMNPSMPSGAVLNRSEWCAIAELCRAHDLWLIYNAAMERIVYDGHSYLHPAGLPGMAERTLTVGSVSKEFRMIGWRVGWIVGPRAVMAGVALTSVCDVVVPVGIGQPAAAAVLCAADSDIDVACAVTEWSRRRDVIAEELSDLPIRRAAGGWSMLLDVGKMGLTGERAAALLLERAHVAATPMTNWGVVHGPGLVRLVFANEPVNRLRGIGRRVRDALG; the protein is encoded by the coding sequence GTGGCGTCATCCCAGCGGCGAACGCGCGCGGCACGCCTCGAGCACGTGCGCGGAATCGCGGTCGACCGGTTCGGAGCGGCCGCCGACGACGCGGCGCGGCGGCACACCGACGTGCTGCGCCTGGAGAACCTCGACACGGACCTGCGCCCGCCGGCGGCGGCGCTGGAGACGACCCGAGCGGCCGTCGGCGATGACGCGAACAATAGCTACCTGCCGTTTCTGGGCCAGCATGCGCTGCGGCGGGCCGCCGCGGCGCACGTGAGCCGGTTGTCGGGTGTCGAATACGATGCCGAGAGCGAGTGCATCGTCACCGCAGGCGGTTTGAGCGGCTGTCTGATCGCGCTGCTCGCGCTGCTCGACCCCGGTGACGGCGTGATCGTCACCGATCCCACGTACGTCGGGATGCTGAACCGCGTGCGGCTCGCAGGCGGCGTGCCCGTTCCGGTCCCGTTCCGCTGGCGTGACGGCGAATGGCGGCTCGACCTGGCGGCGCTGCACGCCGCGGTCGGACCGCGGACGAGCGCGATGTTCATCATGAATCCCTCGATGCCGTCGGGCGCGGTGCTGAACCGCAGCGAGTGGTGTGCGATCGCGGAGCTTTGCCGTGCGCACGATCTGTGGCTGATCTACAACGCCGCGATGGAGCGGATCGTGTACGACGGCCACTCGTACCTCCATCCGGCAGGACTCCCCGGGATGGCGGAGCGGACGCTCACCGTCGGCTCCGTCTCGAAGGAGTTCCGCATGATCGGCTGGCGCGTCGGCTGGATCGTCGGGCCGCGCGCGGTCATGGCCGGCGTGGCGCTCACGAGCGTCTGCGACGTTGTCGTTCCGGTCGGGATCGGTCAGCCGGCCGCGGCGGCGGTGCTCTGCGCCGCCGATTCGGATATCGATGTGGCATGTGCTGTCACCGAATGGAGCCGACGCCGCGACGTAATCGCCGAAGAGCTGAGCGATCTGCCGATTCGGCGCGCCGCCGGAGGATGGTCGATGCTGCTGGACGTGGGCAAGATGGGGCTCACCGGCGAGCGGGCGGCGGCGCTGTTGCTGGAGCGCGCGCACGTCGCTGCCACGCCGATGACGAACTGGGGCGTCGTACACGGACCTGGTCTGGTGCGACTCGTCTTTGCGAACGAGCCCGTGAACCGGCTGCGGGGGATCGGCCGTCGCGTCCGCGACGCGTTGGGCTGA
- a CDS encoding divalent metal cation transporter, with translation MFASIGERRFEVRPQSATDVFIARCRAGATWCSKKIGPGVVTGAADDDPSGIATYAIAGASLGYGLLWVALITAPMMIVVQEMCARIAMVGGTGLGAAMRKVMPLWLLRALVFLVVGANTLNIAADIAGMSSAAQLVTRVPSQAWAIALGVLLVVVEVFASYRLFASVVKWLCLTLLAYVVSAFVVRVDWLAALRHTFLPEVSFNRTWMATFVGFLGTTITPYLFFWQAALEVEEERALGRTTVAKRRGATEAEIRASRADVTTGMIFSNAVSWFIVLTTAATLYAHHVSIATVRDAAQALRPLAGNGAEFLFAGGVVGAGLLAVPVLAGSSAYALAEVFRWKSASLDEKPSSAPAFYTVIALGIAAGVVADLLQVDAVKMLFFSAVVNGFVAVPLLIGIWLTGNHKTLMGRWRNGLAANVWIVVTIVLMAAAAVGVLVTA, from the coding sequence ATGTTCGCGTCAATCGGGGAACGTCGGTTCGAGGTGAGACCGCAGAGCGCAACCGACGTTTTCATCGCCCGCTGCCGCGCCGGCGCGACGTGGTGCTCGAAAAAGATCGGTCCCGGCGTCGTCACCGGCGCGGCCGACGACGATCCGTCGGGAATCGCGACCTACGCGATCGCGGGCGCTTCGCTCGGGTACGGATTGCTCTGGGTCGCGCTGATCACCGCGCCGATGATGATCGTGGTTCAGGAGATGTGCGCGCGGATCGCGATGGTCGGCGGGACGGGGCTCGGCGCGGCGATGCGCAAGGTGATGCCGCTGTGGCTGCTGCGCGCGCTCGTGTTTCTCGTCGTCGGCGCGAACACGCTGAACATCGCGGCCGACATCGCCGGGATGTCGTCCGCGGCGCAGCTCGTCACGCGTGTGCCCTCGCAAGCGTGGGCGATCGCGCTCGGCGTGCTGCTCGTGGTCGTCGAGGTTTTCGCCTCGTACCGGCTCTTCGCGTCGGTCGTGAAGTGGCTCTGCCTCACGCTGCTGGCGTACGTGGTGAGCGCGTTCGTCGTGCGCGTCGACTGGCTCGCGGCGCTGCGGCACACGTTCTTGCCCGAGGTGAGCTTCAACCGCACCTGGATGGCGACGTTCGTCGGCTTCCTGGGCACGACGATCACGCCGTACCTCTTCTTCTGGCAGGCGGCGCTCGAGGTCGAGGAAGAGCGCGCGCTGGGCCGCACGACGGTGGCGAAGCGGCGTGGCGCGACCGAAGCCGAGATCCGCGCCTCGCGGGCCGACGTGACGACCGGGATGATCTTCTCGAACGCGGTGAGTTGGTTCATCGTGCTGACGACCGCGGCGACGCTGTACGCGCACCACGTCTCGATCGCGACCGTGCGCGACGCCGCCCAGGCGCTGCGGCCGCTCGCGGGGAACGGCGCGGAGTTCCTGTTCGCGGGCGGCGTCGTCGGCGCCGGATTGCTCGCGGTCCCGGTGCTCGCCGGGTCCTCGGCGTACGCGCTGGCCGAAGTGTTCCGCTGGAAGAGCGCGAGCCTCGACGAAAAACCGTCGTCGGCGCCGGCGTTCTACACCGTCATCGCGCTCGGGATCGCCGCCGGCGTCGTGGCCGACCTGCTGCAAGTCGACGCGGTCAAGATGCTGTTCTTCTCCGCGGTCGTGAACGGGTTCGTCGCGGTCCCGCTGCTGATCGGCATCTGGCTGACGGGCAACCACAAGACGCTGATGGGCCGCTGGCGCAACGGCCTTGCCGCGAACGTCTGGATCGTGGTGACGATCGTGCTGATGGCGGCGGCGGCGGTCGGCGTTCTCGTCACCGCTTGA